ctgggattaaaggtgtgcaccaccaatgctgggctttttttgtttgtttgttttttgttttttcgggGGAAGTTATAAAATTAGTCTCCAGATAACTGTGATTTTTAAGGTGTGCTTCCAGAATATGCATAATGAATCCAGCATGTATTTGGATAATTTTTCTTGGTGACATCATCAAAGCAAATTGCATGTATAGGCACTTACCAGACTCTGTGAACAGCTCAGAAAAGTTTATGGGGTTTTTTTGgcctttttttcttaaaggttGGGATAATTATCATTTTATATCTTATAAAAAATAGAGTAAGCTTTGTTGTGATTATTTAAGATTTGGAATTTTACAgacaaaatattattaaaatttagaTAATCACAAATAATTATAATTCTCTCAACATATGTTTCTTTATTAATTAGTTTTAGATCACCTGATTCGCagcatgctgttttttttttttttttttaaactttttattttgaagttgcTGTCTCTGCACAGGAAGTTACAAATTTAGTACAGGACGGCCCTAGGGGCTCCTTACCCGGTGACTTATCACATAGGATGCTCCTGGGGGCTCCTTACCCGGTGACTTATCACATAGGATGCTCCTGGGGGCTCCTTACCCGGTGACTTATCACATAGGATGGTCCTGGGGCTCATTAGCCAATGctttatatttcataattataGTTGCTATCAAAATCAGGAGTTGAGATTCACATGTGGCACATGTAGACTTGAGTAGCCATCACTGCAGTCGAGATGcaaatccccccccccatcacaAAGGGTTCCTCTTTCTAGCACTATGCTTTCTCCCTTTTGTCATGCTGTTTCCCTGTCATTAACTttaatttcctcatttttccCGCTTATCGTTTACTCTCTGGCATCTATCTTCCTCATACCCCCCACCCTTTGCTCCTTCTTTGTAATACATTGCAACAACAGTCTAGTATTTGACATTTGAGTCTCAGTgtaacacaaatattttatttgaggAAGAAacatcacgtgtgtgtgtgtgtgtgtgtgtgtgtgtgtgtgtgtgtgtgtgtccccaagcaaaaagcagagagcagttttaaatttaaatggtaAAAGAACTGGTTGGCTCTGTAGGACCCTCAGAATCAAAAGGAATTTCCTCCacgttctgtctctgtcttctccaggATCCATATTTCTTGGCCACTTTCATGATATAGTTTTTGAAAGAGGCACCCATGAAGACATACAGGACAGGGTTGAGGCAGCTATGGAATAGCGCAATGCTCTCTGTGACTTGGATGGCAACATCTATGCGTTTGCTCATGTCGCAGTTGGTGATCAGCAAGTAGATGGCATCTATGGCTTGGCAGAACTTGACAATGTTATAAGGCAGCTGAGTGACAATGAAAACTATAACCACTGTGAGCAGAACCTTGAGGGGACGGGACTTTTTAATGTTGGGCGTCTTGATGAGTGTCCTTGCAGTGATGGCATAGCACACCCCCATGATAAGAAAGGGAACCACAAAGCCGATGCAGATTTCCAGCATCTGAATGGATGCTTTCAGGGACGTTCCTAAGTGGTGGGGAAAGATGGGAGTGCACCTGGCATTGTGATTGACAGTATAAAAAACCAGCTGGGGTATGCTCAGCAAGATAGCAGCCACCCACACACAGCAACATATGATCCAGCAGGGTCTCCCGGCTCCTGACTGGCTGGGGGCCTTAGTGATTGCCCAATATCTGTCAATGCTGATACAAGCCAGAAACTGCATCCCAGAGACAAAGTTTACCGTGTACAGGGCCGAAGTTATTTTGCACATCATTTTCCCTAGAATCCACCCATGAACTGCATTAACTGCCCAGAAAGGCAACGTGACCAGAAGCAACAAGTCTGCCACAGCCAGATTCAGGATGTACACATCCGTCTTGGTCCTCTGTTTTTTGTAATAGGTGTAAATTGCCACAACTACGGAATTCCCTGCCAGTCCAATGACAAAGGCTATTGTGAAGAAGGCAGGGAGGAAGACTTTTGCAAACTGCCTGACCTCTTCTTTTATGCAGATTGCTTCATACTGGCTGTAGTCATACGTGTCATTCATCTCGTTGTCCTCATAGTAGTATTCCATTGACTGGTTCTGCTCCAGAGCCATGGCACCAAGCTGGATGGCGGGAAGAACACAAAACACTCACTTCAGCATTGCTTAAAAGGAAGCAGCTTTGCCCAACAGATGACTTGTGTTTTCTCTAGAGAATAGCATGAGGATCCACATGTGAGCCTGGATCTCACTCTGAAAATTTTATTGGGAGCCAACATTGAGTCAGTTCCCCATCCTTTGTTCTTACAAGTGTGAGCAGGAACTGGCATTTGTCCATGGCCAAGAGACAATATCCCGAGGGATTCCCTTAGTTACTAAATCCTAGATAAAGTTGAAGACTTTTAAGTAaatatgagttttgttttgtggggttttttttttatgtgtttgtgtgtgtagtctgcatgcatgtgggtgggtgtgagggcacatttgtgtgcatgtttctaCAGGTTGGAGTTGACATTAGGAGTCATTAGATtattctctaccttatttcttGAGGTGAAGTCTTGGTTGTACCTGGAGTTCACCAGTAGCTATTCTGACTAGCCAGCTTGGCCTACACATCCTTTCTCTACCTTTTGAGTATTGGAGCTGTACATAGGCTGCAGCACCCACCCCTCATAGAGTAAGTCTTATGGAGTATATctacaataaattaaaataaggtTTTTTACTTGAAAAgggaatgttttaatttttttgttctaGTGTTACTATCATTTTAATTTAGATAAATTAGCTAGGCATTTGTATAGAGCATTACTGTTAACTTTTCTACAGGAAAGCCTCATGTAGTCAGCCTGCCTCACAAGTCTGTTACTACTTGTGTTCCCTGGTCCCTCTAAGCTGAAAACTAGCACTGTCCTGGACTTCTCGATTACCTAGATCCCCTAGTTTCCAGTTAGTCTGGAATTTCGTTCATTCTTACATCCTTGctttattttgatgtgttttggttttctgagacagaatcttactctgtagcccaagctagcaatcctcctacctcagcctctccagtatggggattataggtgtgagctaccacacctggtttgcAAGTTCAGATTTTACCTTGCAAATGGCTCTAGAATTTCCTGTCCTTGTGCCGTCTACCCACTGTGGCCTTCCTGTTTGcacgtgctctctctctctctctccctctctctctctctctctctctctctctctctctctctctctctctctctctctctctctcccctccctcccccccccactacACAGTCTTTTCAGCTGGAATATGACTGCTGTTCATCCTTCTCAGCAACTTCTTGTGAAAACCATCCTTACTGCTGGTTGGTATTGTACCT
This genomic stretch from Cricetulus griseus strain 17A/GY chromosome 4, alternate assembly CriGri-PICRH-1.0, whole genome shotgun sequence harbors:
- the Ackr4 gene encoding atypical chemokine receptor 4, which translates into the protein MKQLGAMALEQNQSMEYYYEDNEMNDTYDYSQYEAICIKEEVRQFAKVFLPAFFTIAFVIGLAGNSVVVAIYTYYKKQRTKTDVYILNLAVADLLLLVTLPFWAVNAVHGWILGKMMCKITSALYTVNFVSGMQFLACISIDRYWAITKAPSQSGAGRPCWIICCCVWVAAILLSIPQLVFYTVNHNARCTPIFPHHLGTSLKASIQMLEICIGFVVPFLIMGVCYAITARTLIKTPNIKKSRPLKVLLTVVIVFIVTQLPYNIVKFCQAIDAIYLLITNCDMSKRIDVAIQVTESIALFHSCLNPVLYVFMGASFKNYIMKVAKKYGSWRRQRQNVEEIPFDSEGPTEPTSSFTI